The Metabacillus litoralis genome contains a region encoding:
- the mnhG gene encoding monovalent cation/H(+) antiporter subunit G yields MIEISKFIVGFLILQGSLLSLIAAIGVVRLPDPYTRNHAASKSATLGIISILLGLFMYYLLIDHHANSRVLLGIIFVFITAPVAGHLISRAAYNIGVPLWEKSVQDDLAKARKHEKSR; encoded by the coding sequence ATGATCGAGATCAGTAAATTTATTGTTGGCTTTCTTATTCTCCAAGGTTCGTTACTAAGCCTAATTGCGGCAATCGGTGTAGTTCGTTTGCCAGATCCATATACTCGTAACCATGCAGCATCAAAGAGTGCCACTTTAGGAATCATTAGTATACTGCTGGGGCTATTTATGTATTATTTACTCATTGATCATCATGCAAATTCCAGAGTGCTTTTAGGGATTATCTTTGTCTTTATCACAGCGCCTGTTGCAGGACATCTAATAAGTAGGGCGGCATATAATATTGGTGTTCCATTGTGGGAGAAAAGTGTTCAAGATGATTTAGCCAAAGCAAGAAAACATGAAAAAAGTAGATGA
- a CDS encoding spore germination protein, whose translation MPALVGPIKLNRIGDAAVFKVGDTFSLSPKSQDESSVGAGALNTGDFIEVENVFAITNFEDSDIVDQPNTFNF comes from the coding sequence ATGCCGGCATTAGTTGGACCTATCAAGCTTAATAGGATAGGAGATGCAGCTGTTTTTAAAGTAGGTGATACATTCAGTTTGTCACCTAAAAGTCAAGATGAGTCATCTGTTGGTGCAGGGGCATTAAATACAGGCGATTTTATCGAAGTTGAAAATGTGTTTGCTATCACAAATTTTGAAGATAGTGATATTGTGGATCAACCAAACACTTTTAATTTTTAA
- a CDS encoding Na+/H+ antiporter subunit D has product MNNLIILPIVIPFLMGILLIFFNKHITVQKWLSAVASFLSVIASIVIVQTVHTNGIQTLEIGNWAPPYGIVLVADMYASLLVLTTSIIGFTSLLFAFSSVTSDREKFYFYPGVQFLLLGVTGAFLTGDIFNLFVFFEVMLMSSYLLIVLGSSKNQLRESIKYILVNVISSALFVIAVAYLYAVTGTLNMADLSVRIADMGQSGLLTVIAILFLVIFGLKGAIFPLYFWLPASYQAPPAVVTALFGALLTKVGVYSITRVYTVIFYHEPSFTHEILAWLSALTIVFGVIGAIAYWDIKKIVIYNIITAVGVILFGIAANTPNSVEGSIYYLVHDMIVKGALFFLVGTIIAITGTSNLRKFSGLIASHPFLGWMFLIATLALAGIPPLSGFIGKLKIIQGGFEAGEYTIAFVVLLSSLLVLYSVMKIFIHGFWGEPNKTPVNKEATKGLILPIVILLVLSIAYGFGVESLSPYISQAANTLLDPSIYIQAVLKE; this is encoded by the coding sequence ATGAATAACTTAATTATCTTGCCAATTGTTATCCCATTTTTAATGGGAATACTCTTAATCTTTTTCAACAAACATATTACGGTTCAAAAATGGCTAAGTGCTGTTGCTTCATTCTTAAGTGTCATTGCTTCCATTGTGATCGTTCAGACCGTTCATACAAACGGAATTCAGACACTAGAGATCGGAAATTGGGCACCACCTTATGGAATTGTACTTGTTGCCGATATGTATGCCAGCTTATTAGTGTTAACAACAAGTATTATCGGCTTTACATCGCTATTGTTTGCTTTCTCATCTGTAACGTCAGATCGAGAAAAATTTTACTTTTATCCAGGCGTTCAATTTTTACTTTTAGGTGTAACAGGTGCTTTTCTAACAGGGGATATTTTTAATCTCTTTGTATTTTTTGAAGTCATGCTTATGTCTTCTTATTTGTTAATTGTATTAGGAAGCTCCAAAAATCAGCTTCGCGAGTCAATTAAATACATCTTAGTGAATGTTATTTCTTCGGCACTTTTTGTTATTGCGGTAGCGTATTTATATGCAGTAACAGGAACATTAAATATGGCAGACTTAAGTGTAAGAATAGCAGATATGGGGCAATCCGGGTTATTAACAGTCATCGCCATTCTCTTTCTAGTCATCTTTGGCTTAAAGGGTGCGATTTTCCCGTTGTACTTCTGGCTTCCTGCCTCCTACCAGGCACCACCTGCTGTTGTTACAGCATTATTCGGAGCATTATTAACAAAAGTTGGGGTTTATTCCATTACACGTGTGTATACCGTTATTTTCTATCACGAGCCATCTTTTACACACGAAATTCTCGCTTGGCTTTCAGCACTAACAATTGTTTTTGGTGTCATTGGAGCAATTGCCTATTGGGATATTAAAAAGATTGTCATCTATAACATCATTACTGCAGTTGGTGTTATATTATTTGGAATCGCAGCAAATACTCCAAATTCAGTTGAGGGCTCTATTTATTATTTAGTTCACGACATGATTGTTAAAGGAGCACTATTCTTCTTAGTTGGTACAATTATTGCGATAACAGGCACTAGTAATTTACGGAAATTCAGCGGATTGATTGCTAGCCACCCTTTTCTTGGATGGATGTTCTTAATTGCCACTTTGGCTTTAGCAGGAATTCCACCACTCAGTGGCTTTATTGGAAAGCTAAAAATTATTCAGGGCGGCTTTGAAGCAGGTGAATACACAATTGCTTTTGTTGTACTGCTATCAAGTTTGTTAGTGCTTTACTCTGTAATGAAGATATTCATCCATGGTTTTTGGGGAGAGCCAAATAAAACGCCTGTTAATAAAGAGGCTACAAAGGGTTTAATACTCCCAATAGTCATTTTGCTTGTATTGTCAATTGCTTATGGTTTTGGGGTTGAATCACTTTCACCTTATATTTCACAGGCTGCCAATACTCTGCTTGATCCATCAATCTATATTCAAGCCGTATTGAAGGAGTAG
- a CDS encoding hotdog fold thioesterase, translating to MDFNVKNTLMETLGIEVTSVTPECVIATMPVDHRTHQPFGLLHGGASVALAETVASIGAYNLVDHETEICVGLEINANHIRGKKSGVVTAHAKPAHRGKTTMVWEIKIVDEAEELICLSRCTMAILKKQK from the coding sequence ATGGATTTTAATGTGAAAAATACATTAATGGAGACTTTAGGAATAGAAGTAACCTCTGTTACACCTGAGTGTGTGATTGCCACAATGCCAGTAGATCATCGTACACACCAACCATTTGGGTTACTTCATGGTGGAGCATCAGTTGCCCTTGCAGAAACTGTAGCAAGTATTGGCGCTTATAATCTAGTTGATCATGAAACAGAAATATGTGTAGGTCTAGAAATAAACGCAAATCATATTCGTGGGAAAAAATCAGGTGTAGTCACAGCACATGCTAAACCTGCACATCGTGGGAAAACAACAATGGTATGGGAAATAAAGATCGTAGATGAAGCTGAAGAGCTGATATGCTTGTCCAGATGCACAATGGCAATTTTGAAGAAACAAAAATGA
- the hpaB gene encoding 4-hydroxyphenylacetate 3-monooxygenase, oxygenase component has product MPAINGKQYLERMDQLHPDVWMKGEKISGKLSQHPVYKGAMQSKASLYDTQVHPDFYKKMTFTSPTSNERVGLSFLQPRTKEDLQARRYMIKTWAKKTAGMMGRTPDYLNTALMTFAASATILREQGDEFCQNLLNIYEDAREKDLSFTHSFINPQVNRSTNFQELSSQPIAAKITEKTADGLIVNGARMLATQGGMTDEVFILPTGKTDDYAFCFSIPTDAEGIKFICRESFYQDDSQFNYPLSSRFDEMDTMIVFHNVVVPWERVIFYHRNDLAHQLFARSSFTPQALHQVIIRQITKTEFLIGLAQKMVTVLNVTEYHHIQEKISEMIIGLETMKALLDRSELEAKEDEWGTMVPYVHSLFVASNIFPKLYPRMIEIIQLIGAGGMVAIPSEEDFASSLVSEIDHFCQGYACDAETKTKLFRLAWDLTMSSFGTRQTQYERYFFGDPERLTSTLYQGYPREEYISDVETFLEQNREEA; this is encoded by the coding sequence ATGCCTGCAATTAATGGTAAACAATATTTGGAGCGCATGGATCAGCTACATCCTGATGTATGGATGAAGGGGGAAAAAATTTCAGGGAAGCTCTCTCAGCACCCAGTCTATAAAGGTGCCATGCAATCAAAGGCATCTCTGTATGACACTCAAGTTCACCCTGATTTTTATAAAAAAATGACCTTTACATCTCCTACATCAAATGAACGTGTTGGACTATCTTTCTTGCAACCCAGAACGAAAGAAGACCTACAAGCAAGAAGATATATGATTAAAACATGGGCAAAAAAAACAGCAGGAATGATGGGACGTACACCTGATTACTTAAATACAGCATTAATGACATTCGCAGCTTCAGCAACTATTCTACGTGAACAAGGTGATGAGTTTTGTCAAAATCTACTTAATATATATGAAGATGCCAGAGAAAAAGATCTTTCCTTCACACACAGCTTTATCAATCCACAAGTGAATCGTTCAACAAATTTTCAGGAACTATCTTCACAACCAATCGCTGCAAAAATAACAGAAAAAACAGCAGATGGACTTATCGTAAACGGTGCAAGGATGTTAGCTACACAAGGTGGAATGACCGACGAGGTATTCATCTTACCTACGGGTAAAACCGATGATTATGCCTTTTGTTTCAGTATTCCCACAGATGCAGAAGGAATTAAATTTATTTGCCGTGAATCCTTTTATCAAGACGACTCCCAATTTAACTATCCACTTTCCTCTCGTTTCGATGAAATGGATACGATGATTGTCTTTCATAATGTAGTTGTGCCTTGGGAAAGAGTTATTTTTTATCACCGCAATGATCTTGCACATCAGCTTTTTGCAAGAAGTAGCTTTACACCACAAGCATTGCACCAGGTTATTATTAGACAAATTACAAAAACAGAGTTCTTAATTGGTCTTGCACAAAAAATGGTCACTGTTTTAAACGTAACAGAGTATCATCATATTCAAGAAAAAATTAGTGAAATGATTATTGGGTTAGAAACAATGAAGGCTCTTTTAGATCGCTCAGAGCTTGAAGCGAAGGAAGACGAATGGGGGACAATGGTTCCATATGTTCACTCTTTATTTGTTGCATCAAATATTTTCCCAAAGCTCTACCCTCGAATGATTGAAATCATTCAATTGATAGGTGCAGGAGGAATGGTAGCTATACCTTCAGAAGAGGATTTTGCTTCTAGCTTAGTTAGCGAAATTGATCATTTTTGTCAGGGATATGCATGTGATGCTGAAACAAAAACGAAACTCTTTCGCCTGGCATGGGATCTTACGATGAGCAGCTTTGGAACAAGACAAACACAATACGAACGGTATTTTTTTGGTGATCCTGAAAGACTAACATCAACCCTTTACCAGGGGTACCCTCGTGAGGAATACATTAGTGATGTTGAAACGTTTTTAGAGCAAAACAGAGAAGAGGCTTAA
- a CDS encoding YueH family protein, with amino-acid sequence MKIRKANVKNGEELITNVYIYENKKQEFSMIAIPEIEWSTTVTYEEGREELSARLQSSLSERVESDTAGELAGKIGHWVGEM; translated from the coding sequence GTGAAAATAAGAAAAGCAAATGTGAAAAATGGAGAAGAATTAATAACAAATGTTTATATTTATGAAAATAAAAAACAAGAATTCAGCATGATTGCCATCCCTGAAATTGAGTGGTCTACGACTGTTACCTATGAAGAGGGAAGAGAAGAACTTAGTGCTCGGCTTCAATCATCTTTATCGGAAAGAGTGGAATCTGATACTGCAGGTGAGCTTGCAGGTAAAATTGGACATTGGGTAGGGGAAATGTAA
- a CDS encoding histidine kinase — protein MRLTFNRMLQLLVIISIIFVLYIIILNYKYPYVGARIIETNNEEMLISEIEPKTWAEKVGIHVGDTIIEINNKDPQLHDPAVSHGLLEQINSVKVLSTNGITKEYIVPSTLFNNQVLFIIIIPLTVLALCLFSIYFINKSNKEKNQRSAHLLILFLLIIAMAYISASGSSRGDLLSRYVNIALFTLVPVSYLHFIYQYFKELGKELFNFSYIIFGYMLVLINILSEIVHNFWGMTIISNRLLTLLSFLILLILTFSLKFSGLRKIRYSEQAYLVKILIVTNVLAFTPFLLFYVIPYVIFQKYVFSPIFLSAFLLLIPFSLVYQFLVTKIYDIEFLLGRLKYYSILAIIPTLIMVMIMFTLKDSNSTFNSVQLFVYIYLAMVFIFYVKEVLDDRFRLKRISEKYNYQDSIFKYTQSIRKASNLEQVIAQLKQVIVDVLHVSKAYFIELDKVKNIASVDPLAKESNYRAYLKEIKEASNEVGKIVEVDKGFVINIGVTDNKSYVLVCLSILNTPKLTRDEVSWLKTLSFYTNVSLENFLKIDELMQHLQKVETEEGKPDWLNKILFSIEEKQRSHLAKEIHDSVLQDLVSLKRQCELAMLEEDADVLKKQLQSINSSMTKVIKETRETCQELRPQLLYDLGLVKALNKLIMQYQDIVDFDIRLNTGNINVALDIDTQLNLYRIIQELLINAHKHSEATNVMIILVCIKDKIVLHYEDNGIGFNYEEIADQKERTGLSGISERVKALKGSFLIETSRENGLKIDIEI, from the coding sequence ATGCGTCTTACCTTTAATAGGATGCTCCAACTATTAGTCATAATAAGTATTATCTTTGTCCTTTATATTATAATTTTAAATTATAAATACCCCTATGTTGGAGCTAGAATAATTGAAACAAATAACGAAGAAATGCTGATTTCTGAAATTGAGCCAAAAACCTGGGCAGAAAAAGTGGGTATTCATGTTGGGGATACAATCATTGAAATAAATAACAAAGATCCACAGCTACATGACCCAGCTGTTAGCCATGGTCTCCTTGAACAGATAAACTCAGTTAAGGTACTTAGTACAAATGGAATAACTAAAGAATATATTGTTCCATCAACTTTATTTAATAATCAGGTTTTGTTCATTATAATCATACCTTTAACAGTTCTTGCTTTATGCTTGTTTAGTATTTATTTTATTAATAAATCGAACAAAGAGAAAAATCAACGGTCTGCTCATTTATTAATACTATTTTTATTAATAATAGCCATGGCTTATATTAGTGCAAGTGGTTCTTCAAGGGGAGATTTACTAAGTAGATACGTGAATATAGCATTATTTACATTAGTTCCAGTAAGCTATCTGCACTTTATCTATCAATATTTTAAAGAATTAGGAAAAGAACTTTTCAATTTTTCTTATATTATATTTGGTTATATGCTCGTATTGATCAATATATTGTCTGAAATAGTCCATAATTTTTGGGGAATGACCATAATAAGTAATAGATTGCTTACCCTATTGTCATTTCTTATTTTACTTATTTTAACTTTTAGTTTAAAGTTTTCAGGTTTAAGAAAGATTAGGTACTCAGAACAAGCATACTTAGTCAAAATATTAATTGTTACAAATGTTTTGGCTTTTACACCATTTCTTTTATTCTATGTCATTCCGTATGTAATTTTTCAAAAGTATGTATTCTCGCCAATATTTTTATCTGCTTTTTTACTTTTAATTCCCTTTTCATTAGTTTATCAATTTTTGGTAACTAAGATATACGATATTGAATTCTTGTTAGGAAGACTTAAATATTATTCAATACTAGCCATAATTCCAACTCTGATTATGGTTATGATTATGTTCACTTTAAAAGATAGCAATTCAACTTTTAATTCTGTCCAACTTTTTGTTTATATTTACTTAGCCATGGTGTTCATTTTTTATGTGAAGGAAGTTTTAGATGATCGCTTTAGGTTAAAGAGGATATCTGAAAAGTATAATTATCAGGACAGTATTTTTAAGTATACTCAAAGCATACGAAAAGCAAGTAATTTGGAACAGGTTATTGCACAATTAAAGCAAGTAATTGTAGATGTACTCCATGTTAGCAAAGCATATTTTATCGAGCTTGATAAGGTAAAGAATATTGCTTCTGTTGATCCCTTAGCAAAGGAATCAAATTATAGAGCTTATTTAAAGGAAATTAAAGAAGCTTCAAATGAAGTTGGTAAGATTGTTGAAGTAGATAAAGGTTTTGTTATTAATATAGGTGTAACTGACAACAAGAGTTACGTGTTAGTATGCTTGTCTATACTAAACACACCTAAATTAACTCGTGATGAGGTGTCATGGTTAAAAACTCTCTCGTTTTACACAAATGTTTCATTAGAAAACTTTTTGAAAATTGATGAACTAATGCAACACTTACAAAAAGTTGAGACCGAGGAAGGAAAACCAGATTGGCTGAATAAGATTTTGTTTTCTATAGAAGAAAAGCAACGATCTCATTTAGCTAAGGAAATACATGACTCTGTTCTTCAGGACTTAGTTTCTTTAAAAAGGCAATGTGAATTGGCAATGTTAGAAGAGGATGCTGATGTTCTTAAAAAACAGCTACAAAGCATAAACAGCAGTATGACGAAGGTCATTAAAGAAACAAGAGAAACATGCCAGGAACTGCGACCACAGTTGCTTTATGATTTAGGCTTAGTTAAGGCATTAAACAAGCTCATTATGCAATATCAGGACATTGTGGATTTTGATATCCGACTTAACACTGGGAATATAAATGTCGCTTTGGATATTGATACCCAATTAAACCTTTATCGAATTATACAGGAATTGCTTATAAATGCTCATAAACATTCAGAAGCAACAAATGTTATGATTATTCTTGTTTGTATAAAAGATAAGATCGTTCTCCATTACGAGGACAATGGTATTGGTTTTAACTATGAAGAAATAGCTGACCAAAAGGAAAGAACAGGCCTTTCTGGTATTAGTGAACGTGTTAAAGCTTTAAAAGGATCTTTCTTAATTGAAACATCAAGGGAAAATGGATTGAAAATAGATATTGAAATATAG
- a CDS encoding Na(+)/H(+) antiporter subunit B, which produces MKTNDIIFQTVTKIVVFIIIIYSLHLFFSGHYTPGGGFIGGLMTAAALVLLLLAFDIKTVVNTLQVDYLKLTATGLLIAVLTGIGSFFFNVPFLTHTFSYVQLPLLGKTSLATAVLFDLGVYLVVIGVTMTIIQTIGETE; this is translated from the coding sequence ATAAAAACTAATGATATTATCTTTCAAACCGTTACTAAGATTGTTGTGTTTATTATCATTATCTATTCATTACACCTTTTCTTTTCTGGACACTATACACCAGGTGGAGGTTTTATTGGCGGACTGATGACTGCTGCGGCACTCGTCTTACTGTTATTAGCATTTGATATAAAAACAGTTGTCAATACACTACAGGTTGATTATCTGAAATTAACGGCAACTGGATTACTAATTGCTGTATTAACAGGAATAGGTTCATTTTTCTTCAATGTTCCGTTTCTAACACATACATTTAGCTATGTACAGCTACCTCTGCTAGGAAAAACCTCTTTAGCTACAGCGGTATTATTTGATTTAGGGGTTTATCTCGTTGTTATCGGTGTAACGATGACCATTATTCAAACGATTGGAGAGACGGAATAA
- a CDS encoding polyprenyl synthetase family protein, whose translation MVDNERIKQQMIQCIASQVKENQLQNLVVSFIKEKDNFHFAHLAILHHDAFEGKSAEIVRLAAAIQLLILSFDMLDDLEDLDNMKEPWMKINPSIALNAATMIYTLSQKLILSLSSPYRIQILDAFTQFSLQAMEGQHIDLENSILTEEECIKMMKNKSGSLIALASVSGMLLAGANEEKVETYSYQIGIAAQIENDFRDLFNPNKNDISAQKKSLGFLYLQKKCNEHAMDIIEGFKSEKSVEAYFGGYKKFSNKLLNSGTVHYLNVMKQIAVNKATNLINELPIKQDQIERLKAVLITG comes from the coding sequence ATGGTTGATAATGAACGTATTAAACAACAAATGATTCAATGTATTGCTTCACAAGTAAAAGAGAACCAATTACAGAATCTTGTTGTTTCTTTTATTAAGGAGAAAGACAACTTTCATTTTGCTCATTTGGCCATATTACATCATGATGCATTCGAGGGGAAAAGTGCAGAAATAGTGAGGCTTGCTGCTGCTATTCAATTACTAATCTTATCTTTTGATATGTTGGATGATCTTGAAGACTTAGATAATATGAAAGAGCCATGGATGAAAATTAACCCTTCCATTGCTTTAAATGCAGCAACGATGATTTATACGTTAAGTCAAAAATTGATATTATCATTATCCTCTCCATATAGAATTCAAATACTTGATGCATTTACTCAGTTTTCTCTCCAAGCAATGGAAGGGCAGCATATTGATTTGGAAAACTCAATATTGACTGAAGAGGAATGTATCAAAATGATGAAGAATAAGTCAGGGTCTTTAATTGCATTAGCATCTGTAAGTGGCATGCTTTTAGCTGGTGCAAATGAGGAAAAAGTTGAGACATATTCGTACCAAATTGGAATAGCTGCACAAATTGAAAATGACTTTAGAGATTTATTTAATCCAAATAAAAACGACATTTCAGCACAGAAAAAATCATTAGGCTTTCTTTACCTTCAAAAAAAGTGTAACGAACATGCTATGGATATTATTGAAGGCTTTAAAAGTGAAAAATCAGTCGAAGCCTACTTTGGAGGTTATAAAAAGTTTAGTAACAAACTCTTAAATTCGGGAACAGTGCATTATTTAAATGTCATGAAGCAAATAGCTGTGAATAAAGCAACAAACTTAATAAATGAATTACCAATTAAACAGGACCAAATTGAGCGATTAAAAGCTGTTCTCATAACTGGTTAA
- a CDS encoding Na(+)/H(+) antiporter subunit F1, with product MFKLVMTISLIIVAISTLLYVYRLVKGPSTPDRVIALDAIGINLIAITAIISVVLNTSAFVEVILLLGILAFIGTVAFSKYLEKGEIIENDRDQ from the coding sequence ATGTTTAAGTTAGTCATGACCATTTCACTCATTATAGTGGCAATCTCGACTCTTTTATATGTCTATCGACTTGTAAAGGGACCATCAACACCTGATCGTGTTATTGCACTAGATGCAATCGGTATAAACTTAATTGCAATAACGGCGATTATCTCCGTTGTGCTAAATACAAGTGCATTTGTTGAGGTTATTCTTTTATTAGGAATATTAGCTTTTATTGGTACTGTTGCCTTTTCTAAATACCTGGAGAAAGGAGAGATCATTGAAAATGATCGAGATCAGTAA
- a CDS encoding Na+/H+ antiporter subunit E gives MAFQILLNFILGFIWMFLSNDYSSLAFAKGYFFGILILFVLRRFFQHRFYFYNVIAIIRLLYIFLVELVKSNLSVLKVILSPKLNLRPGIFALETELEKEWEITILSNLITLTPGTLVLEVSEDNKTLYIHAMDIDDVEQAKLDIKNTFEKAIKEVSR, from the coding sequence ATGGCATTTCAAATTTTACTTAACTTTATTTTAGGATTCATTTGGATGTTTCTTTCGAATGATTATTCTTCCTTAGCTTTTGCTAAAGGATACTTTTTCGGGATATTAATTCTTTTTGTTCTAAGACGCTTTTTTCAACACAGATTTTATTTTTATAACGTGATTGCGATTATTAGGCTTCTCTATATTTTCTTAGTAGAGCTTGTTAAATCCAATCTCTCTGTATTAAAAGTCATTCTATCTCCCAAGCTTAATTTAAGACCGGGAATTTTTGCTCTTGAGACAGAGCTCGAAAAAGAATGGGAAATTACGATACTATCCAACCTCATTACATTAACACCGGGAACTCTCGTGCTGGAGGTTTCTGAGGATAATAAAACATTATATATTCATGCAATGGATATTGATGACGTCGAGCAAGCAAAACTTGATATAAAAAATACATTTGAAAAAGCAATCAAGGAGGTGAGCCGTTAA
- a CDS encoding EAL and HDOD domain-containing protein: MEVFVARQPIFNIKEEVFAYELLYRGSKENIFPDIDGDLATTEVIINSFLNIGIHDLSEGKRCFVNFTDSLLKSRVPTFFNPSSIVIEILENVEISEELILSCKELKELGYTIALDDFYVQEQSSLLPRLLPYIDMIKVDFINTSKTEQKAMVERYRPYNIELLAEKVETREEFLFAKKTGYTYFQGYFFSKPHIVSSYDVPSYLKTYYHILSEIAKTEPNIDKIASEIEHDISMSYKLLKLINSPAFRPVNKIESIKQAIVLLGLNELKKWIYVISLKNINYPKDINMQEVIKLSLVRGKLCEQIAIYLGIGQSAPFMLTGMFSLIDTLMHRSIQDVLEDLPLSDDIQDALLGKENDLYQVLLWAVSIEKSTWDIEGLKIPKEEINRIYLSSLEWATNLMELDEG; encoded by the coding sequence ATGGAGGTTTTTGTTGCACGGCAGCCTATATTCAATATAAAAGAAGAAGTTTTTGCATATGAACTTTTATATAGAGGAAGTAAGGAAAATATATTTCCAGATATTGATGGAGACCTTGCTACAACGGAAGTCATTATTAATAGTTTTTTAAATATTGGTATTCATGATTTATCAGAAGGCAAACGTTGTTTTGTCAATTTTACAGATAGTCTGCTGAAATCCCGAGTACCAACATTTTTTAATCCCTCCTCTATTGTTATAGAGATATTAGAGAACGTTGAAATAAGTGAAGAGCTAATTCTTTCATGTAAAGAGTTAAAAGAATTAGGCTATACAATTGCGCTCGATGATTTTTATGTCCAAGAGCAATCATCCTTATTACCGAGATTATTACCTTATATTGACATGATTAAGGTTGATTTTATAAATACATCTAAAACAGAACAGAAAGCCATGGTTGAACGTTATCGTCCTTATAATATAGAACTGTTAGCAGAAAAAGTGGAAACGAGAGAAGAATTTTTATTTGCAAAAAAAACGGGATATACGTATTTTCAAGGGTATTTTTTTAGCAAGCCACATATAGTTTCAAGTTATGATGTTCCTTCTTATTTAAAAACGTATTATCATATACTTTCAGAAATAGCGAAGACAGAACCTAATATTGATAAAATTGCCTCTGAAATTGAGCATGATATATCTATGTCTTATAAGCTGTTAAAATTAATCAATTCACCGGCTTTTAGACCTGTTAATAAAATTGAATCAATCAAACAGGCAATTGTCCTACTTGGATTAAATGAACTAAAAAAATGGATTTATGTTATTTCATTAAAAAATATAAATTATCCAAAAGATATTAATATGCAAGAAGTAATTAAGTTATCCTTAGTTCGTGGGAAGTTATGTGAACAGATTGCCATTTATCTTGGGATAGGTCAGTCTGCCCCTTTCATGTTAACAGGGATGTTTTCATTAATTGATACATTGATGCATCGAAGTATCCAGGATGTGTTAGAGGACTTACCATTATCCGATGATATTCAAGATGCTTTGCTCGGGAAAGAAAACGACTTATATCAAGTGTTACTTTGGGCCGTTAGTATTGAAAAATCAACTTGGGATATAGAAGGTTTAAAAATACCAAAAGAAGAGATTAACCGCATTTATTTATCTTCTCTTGAATGGGCAACAAACCTTATGGAATTAGATGAAGGGTAG
- a CDS encoding DegQ family regulator, with product MNQQKIDEMTQLLLKIEQELKESKESLQLINKSIDKYDKFAFLNVS from the coding sequence GTGAATCAACAAAAGATTGATGAAATGACACAGCTTTTATTAAAGATAGAACAAGAGTTAAAAGAATCGAAAGAATCGCTACAGCTTATAAATAAAAGTATCGATAAATATGACAAATTTGCATTTTTAAATGTATCTTAA
- a CDS encoding Na(+)/H(+) antiporter subunit C yields MEILMSIVVGIIITAAVYLMLSKSLLRIIIGTGLLSHGAHLLILTMGGLKKGAAPLLGEHAEVYVDPLPQALILTAIVISFGVTSFFLVLAYRSYQELGTDDMDQLRGNDQYE; encoded by the coding sequence ATGGAAATTTTAATGTCTATTGTTGTTGGTATCATTATTACGGCTGCGGTTTATTTAATGTTATCAAAAAGTTTATTACGAATTATTATTGGTACTGGTTTGCTTAGTCATGGTGCACATTTACTCATCTTAACGATGGGGGGCCTAAAAAAAGGTGCTGCTCCGTTGCTTGGTGAGCATGCAGAAGTCTACGTTGATCCACTTCCACAAGCTTTAATTTTAACTGCGATTGTTATTAGCTTTGGAGTCACATCCTTTTTCCTTGTTCTTGCCTACCGTTCATACCAAGAGCTCGGGACTGATGATATGGATCAACTAAGGGGAAATGATCAATATGAATAA